DNA sequence from the Neomonachus schauinslandi unplaced genomic scaffold, ASM220157v2 HiC_scaffold_1751, whole genome shotgun sequence genome:
CCCTTCTGGCCTTCGATTTCCACTGGGTGAATGGGGACCGCTCCTCTGCCAACCTGCTCCTGGGAGGAGGGATGGTGCTAGCAGTGGCTGGTGACCACCTTGGTGCTGAGGGCCGCTCTGTGGCTAGTCAGGCAGTGGTGCTGGTGGTTGCAGTAACCATCCTCATTGTGGCCGTTTTCACAGCCAACACTTACGGAATGTGGGGGGGTGCAATGTTGGGTGCTGCAGGCCTCCTGAGCCGGCTAGAGGAAGAGAGACTGCTGCTGCTACCAAAGGAGGACGTCTGTCGCTGGGCCCTGGCTGCAGGCAGTTGGGCCTACCACCAAGCCCTGCACACACAGCGCCTGCAGTGGGAGTGATGTTTGGAGACAGCAAGGTGGGGCTTCTGCCCTGGCTACACGTCCCACTCCCACAGGCCTGCTCCTGTGGGCCTCTTCCCCTAGGATGGACTCCCTTGCCTCCCAAAGAGAGCTTGCTGCAGGGTGATGGATGCCTTGGTCAGGATGCTCAGGTCCCTGAGTCTGGGCACTGTCCCTCTGGCTGAGTGTGGGCACTCGCCTAGACCAGAATGAAGGAGATGGGGCCCCAGGCACATGT
Encoded proteins:
- the LOC123323874 gene encoding cysteine and histidine-rich protein 1-like, with the translated sequence MAPKPWSEWSTTLSHLALGVVSLHAAVRTAQASRGAAAGFLLQAMASATMLAPGLGTDEDCLAGAWVATVIGLPLLAFDFHWVNGDRSSANLLLGGGMVLAVAGDHLGAEGRSVASQAVVLVVAVTILIVAVFTANTYGMWGGAMLGAAGLLSRLEEERLLLLPKEDVCRWALAAGSWAYHQALHTQRLQWE